In Ovis canadensis isolate MfBH-ARS-UI-01 breed Bighorn chromosome 11, ARS-UI_OviCan_v2, whole genome shotgun sequence, one genomic interval encodes:
- the TNFRSF13B gene encoding tumor necrosis factor receptor superfamily member 13B isoform X2, with the protein MEPCPEEQYWDSLLNTCVSCKPICSSQIPRTCAAFCKSLSCREEQGRYYDLLLRDCISCASICGRHPKQCTHYCEKTLRSQVSLLPEFRRQRAGEAPTRADTLGKHQVPEHRGLDAGPAPAGLKLSADQLALVYSTLGLCLCAIVCCFLLAVACFLKRRGVQVSFPTRPGPCPTQAKASKDDWMEAGRVAGTPPEPVETCSFCFPECRAPTQESAGAPPTPVSERTGRRASQEQRAAGQPCVRAANGGIEVVYTPAQEGGLAT; encoded by the exons ATGGAGCCCTGCCCGGAAGAGCAGTACTGGGACTCGCTGCTGAacacctgcgtctcctgcaaacCCATCTGCAGCAGCCAGATTCCGCGCACCTGTGCGGCCTTCTGCA agtcacTCAGTTGCCGCGAAGAGCAAGGCAGGTACTATGACCTGCTCCTGAGGGACTGCATCAGCTGTGCCTCCATCTGCGGACGTCACCCCAAGCAGTGCACACATTACTGTGAGAAGACGCTGAGGAGCCAAGTGAGCCTCCTACCAGAGTTCAGGAGACAGCGGGCCGGAGAGGCCCCGACCCGAGCAGACACCCTGGGGAAGCACCAGGTGCCAGAGCACAGAGGCTTGGATGCGGGTCCAG CGCCTGCAGGGCTGAAGCTGAGCGCTGACCAGCTGGCCCTGGTCTACAGCACGCTGGGCCTATGTCTCTGTGCCATCGTCTGCTGCTTCCTGCTGGCCGTGGCCTGCTTCCTCAAGAGGAGGGGGGTCCAGGTCTCCTTCCCGACCCGCCCAGGGCCGTGTCCCACGCAGGCCAAGGCCTCCAAGG ATGATTGGATGGAAGCCGGCCGCGTGGCAGGGACGCCTCCCGAGCCAGTGGAGACTTGTAGCTTCTGCTTCCCGGAGTGCAGGGCGCCCACCCAGGAGAGCGCAGGCGCGCCCCCGACACCCGTGTCCGAGCGCACAGGGAGGAGGGCGAGCCAGGAACAGAGAGCAGCCGGACAGCCCTGCGTGCGCGCTGCGAACGGGGGGATCGAGGTGGTGTACACACCAGCGCAGGAAGGAGGCCTGGCCACGTGA
- the TNFRSF13B gene encoding tumor necrosis factor receptor superfamily member 13B isoform X1 translates to MSGLGRRRQGGRSQEEPTPQGPRRGVAMEPCPEEQYWDSLLNTCVSCKPICSSQIPRTCAAFCKSLSCREEQGRYYDLLLRDCISCASICGRHPKQCTHYCEKTLRSQVSLLPEFRRQRAGEAPTRADTLGKHQVPEHRGLDAGPAPAGLKLSADQLALVYSTLGLCLCAIVCCFLLAVACFLKRRGVQVSFPTRPGPCPTQAKASKDDWMEAGRVAGTPPEPVETCSFCFPECRAPTQESAGAPPTPVSERTGRRASQEQRAAGQPCVRAANGGIEVVYTPAQEGGLAT, encoded by the exons CCCCACAGGGCCCGCGGCGGGGGGTGGCCATGGAGCCCTGCCCGGAAGAGCAGTACTGGGACTCGCTGCTGAacacctgcgtctcctgcaaacCCATCTGCAGCAGCCAGATTCCGCGCACCTGTGCGGCCTTCTGCA agtcacTCAGTTGCCGCGAAGAGCAAGGCAGGTACTATGACCTGCTCCTGAGGGACTGCATCAGCTGTGCCTCCATCTGCGGACGTCACCCCAAGCAGTGCACACATTACTGTGAGAAGACGCTGAGGAGCCAAGTGAGCCTCCTACCAGAGTTCAGGAGACAGCGGGCCGGAGAGGCCCCGACCCGAGCAGACACCCTGGGGAAGCACCAGGTGCCAGAGCACAGAGGCTTGGATGCGGGTCCAG CGCCTGCAGGGCTGAAGCTGAGCGCTGACCAGCTGGCCCTGGTCTACAGCACGCTGGGCCTATGTCTCTGTGCCATCGTCTGCTGCTTCCTGCTGGCCGTGGCCTGCTTCCTCAAGAGGAGGGGGGTCCAGGTCTCCTTCCCGACCCGCCCAGGGCCGTGTCCCACGCAGGCCAAGGCCTCCAAGG ATGATTGGATGGAAGCCGGCCGCGTGGCAGGGACGCCTCCCGAGCCAGTGGAGACTTGTAGCTTCTGCTTCCCGGAGTGCAGGGCGCCCACCCAGGAGAGCGCAGGCGCGCCCCCGACACCCGTGTCCGAGCGCACAGGGAGGAGGGCGAGCCAGGAACAGAGAGCAGCCGGACAGCCCTGCGTGCGCGCTGCGAACGGGGGGATCGAGGTGGTGTACACACCAGCGCAGGAAGGAGGCCTGGCCACGTGA
- the TNFRSF13B gene encoding tumor necrosis factor receptor superfamily member 13B isoform X3, with protein MSGLGRRRQGGRSQEEPKSLSCREEQGRYYDLLLRDCISCASICGRHPKQCTHYCEKTLRSQVSLLPEFRRQRAGEAPTRADTLGKHQVPEHRGLDAGPAPAGLKLSADQLALVYSTLGLCLCAIVCCFLLAVACFLKRRGVQVSFPTRPGPCPTQAKASKDDWMEAGRVAGTPPEPVETCSFCFPECRAPTQESAGAPPTPVSERTGRRASQEQRAAGQPCVRAANGGIEVVYTPAQEGGLAT; from the exons agtcacTCAGTTGCCGCGAAGAGCAAGGCAGGTACTATGACCTGCTCCTGAGGGACTGCATCAGCTGTGCCTCCATCTGCGGACGTCACCCCAAGCAGTGCACACATTACTGTGAGAAGACGCTGAGGAGCCAAGTGAGCCTCCTACCAGAGTTCAGGAGACAGCGGGCCGGAGAGGCCCCGACCCGAGCAGACACCCTGGGGAAGCACCAGGTGCCAGAGCACAGAGGCTTGGATGCGGGTCCAG CGCCTGCAGGGCTGAAGCTGAGCGCTGACCAGCTGGCCCTGGTCTACAGCACGCTGGGCCTATGTCTCTGTGCCATCGTCTGCTGCTTCCTGCTGGCCGTGGCCTGCTTCCTCAAGAGGAGGGGGGTCCAGGTCTCCTTCCCGACCCGCCCAGGGCCGTGTCCCACGCAGGCCAAGGCCTCCAAGG ATGATTGGATGGAAGCCGGCCGCGTGGCAGGGACGCCTCCCGAGCCAGTGGAGACTTGTAGCTTCTGCTTCCCGGAGTGCAGGGCGCCCACCCAGGAGAGCGCAGGCGCGCCCCCGACACCCGTGTCCGAGCGCACAGGGAGGAGGGCGAGCCAGGAACAGAGAGCAGCCGGACAGCCCTGCGTGCGCGCTGCGAACGGGGGGATCGAGGTGGTGTACACACCAGCGCAGGAAGGAGGCCTGGCCACGTGA
- the USP22 gene encoding ubiquitin carboxyl-terminal hydrolase 22, translating to MDAELVVTPPGCAHLGSFKVDNWKQNLRAIYQCFVWSGSAEARKRKAKSCVCHVCGLHLNRLHSCLHCVFFGCFTKKHIHEHAKSKRHNLAIELMYGGIYCFLCQDYIYDKDIEIIAKEEQRKAWKMQGVGEKFSTWEPTKRELELLKHNPKRRKITSNCTIGLRGLINLGNTCFMNCIVQALTHTPLLRDFFLSDRHRCEMQSPSSCLVCEMSSLFQEFYSGHRSPHIPYKLLHLVWTHARHLAGYEQQDAHEFLIAALDVLHRHCKGDDNGKKANNPNHCNCIIDQIFTGGLQSDVTCQVCHGVSTTIDPFWDISLDLPGSSTPFWPLSPGSESSVVNGESHVSGTTTLTDCLRRFTRPEHLGSSAKIKCSGCHSYQESTKQLTMKKLPIVACFHLKRFEHSAKLRRKITTYVSFPLELDMTPFMASSKESRMNGQYQQPTDSLNNDNKYSLFAVVNHQGTLESGHYTSFIRQHKDQWFKCDDAIITKASIADVLDSEGYLLFYHKQFLEYE from the exons ATGGACGCGGAGCTCGTGGTGACGCCGCCGGGCTGCGCGCACCTGGGCAGCTTCAAGGTGGACAACTGGAAGCAGAACCTGCGCGCCATCTACCAGTGCTTCGTGTGGAGCGGCTCGGCGGAGGCCCGCAAGCGGAAG GCGAAGTCATGCGTCTGCCATGTGTGTGGCCTCCACCTGAACCGGCTGCACTCCTGCCTGCACTGTGTCTTCTTCGGCTGTTTCACAAAGAAGCACATTCACGAGCACgccaagtccaagaggcacaaccTGG cCATCGAGCTCATGTACGGAGGTATCTACTGCTTTTTGTGTCAGGACTACATTTATGACAAAGACATAGAAATCATTGCCAAAGAGGAGCAGCGGAAAGCTTGGAAGATGCAAG GTGTCGGGGAGAAGTTTTCAACCTGGGAGCCGACCAAACGGGAGCTCGAGCTGCTGAAACACAACCCCAAGCGGCGGAAGATCACGTCCAACTGCACCATCG GTCTGCGCGGCCTCATCAACCTGGGGAACACGTGCTTCATGAACTGCATCGTGCAGGCGCTCACGCACACGCCCCTGCTGCGCGACTTCTTCCTGTCCGACCGGCACCGCTGTGAGATGCAGAGCCCCAGCTCCTGCCTGGTCTGCGAGATGTCCTCCCTGTTCCAGGAG TTCTACTCGGGGCACCGGTCCCCCCACATCCCGTACAAGCTGCTGCACCTGGTGTGGACGCACGCccggcacctggcaggctacgagCAGCAGGACGCACACGAGTTCCTCATCGCGGCCCTGGACGTCCTGCACCGGCACTGCAAAG GTGACGATAACGGGAAGAAGGCCAACAACCCGAACCACTGCAACTGTATCATAGACCAGATTTTCACAGGAGGGCTGCAGTCTGATGTCACCTGCCAGGTGTGCCA TGGGGTTTCCACCACCATCGACCCCTTCTGGGACATCAGCCTGGACCTCCCTGGCTCTTCCACCCCCTTCTGGCCGCTGAGCCCTGGAAGCGAGAGCAGTGTGGTAAATGGGGAGAGCCACGTGTCAGGAACCACGACCCTCACCGACTGTCTGCGGAG ATTTACCAGACCAGAGCACTTAGGAAGCAGTGCCAAGATCAAATGCAGTGGTTGCCATAGCTACCAGGAGTCCACCAAGCAGCTCACCATGAAAAAGCTGCCCATTGTGGCCTGCTTCCACCTCAAA CGGTTTGAACACTCAGCCAAACTCCGGCGTAAGATCACCACCTACGTGTCCTTTCCCCTGGAGCTGGACATGACCCCCTTCATGGCCTCCAG CAAAGAGAGCAGGATGAACGGACAGTACCAGCAGCCGACAGACAGTCTCAACAATGACAACAA GTACTCGTTGTTTGCGGTGGTCAACCACCAGGGGACCCTGGAGAGCGGCCACTACACCAGCTTCATCCGACAGCACAAGGACCAGTGGTTCAAATGTGATGACGCCATCATCACCAAGGCCAGCATCGCGGACGTGCTGGACAGCGAGGG GTACTTGCTGTTCTACCACAAGCAGTTCCTGGAGTACGAGTAG